The proteins below come from a single Staphylococcus sp. MI 10-1553 genomic window:
- a CDS encoding GW dipeptide domain-containing protein has product MVKKFGYKTPTIVALTLAGTAFSAHQANAAEQVVPEKTPTNVLDDQYALKQVDDAKQTTQATTLAGSKEYKDPSQIDTAQTETRVEEGQQDAQQLAPTDEVTSTDSTVSKGTDESASPALASTDEGTLNAQLHSDEMANNHTQDTTEDATQYPYSSSEIDTHEDATVSPDTYHAPDTHAQQPSSTDVSDSTTAKSDVTQANTSTNPNEKNAVSTTEDAFATQPQADVQPEVNKETKAATETAQNSTPQVNAKDTTQVENKATETQNTAQSATGNQESTEQLAKRTSVTNEAKMDATSAKTLAPASTTRQADTQAKTTADKKAPSVKATTDSAQTATDKDINANPDGPTPPRVGGKGGPPASLSLQSTGQTAFRSAVASKPSAYQPKVKSPINDYIRKQKYNVPVYEEDYSSYFPKYGYRNGVGKPEGIVVHDTANNYSTIDDEISYMKRNYQSAFVHGFINGQRIVETQPTDYLAWGAGAVANERFIHIELVHVHSKEDFARQMNNMADYAATNLQYYGLSPDSAEYDGYGTVWTHDAVSRFLGGTDHTDPHGYLKQHGYSFDELYDLINEKYQVKMGYASPANSSSTPSKPSTNTGLTVKNTTGYGRINTTNSGLYTTVYDQKGKATNRTNQTLKVTKEATLNGKKFYLMNDAKSNQTLGWVKSNDATYQTAQAEKKVTKTYTVKPGTTVYQVPWGTSSQTAGKVAGKTNQSFKSMKEQTVAKTKWLYGTVGKITGWIDASNVVANDQKPSTNTALKVTTDTGLGRIKDKNSGLYATVYDKTGKSTSATNQTFKVTKKASVNGQSFYLVSDYAKGTNIGWVKQSDVDYQTSKAPSKVNQNYTIKSGAKLYQVPWGTSKQVAGTVTGDALQTFKATQSQTVGKATYLYGTVGKLSGWINSTALTVQKAAASSITKTVSQIGQLNTKNSGVKASIYDKTAKDAAKWAGQTYKITKTASANNEDYVLLQNHTGGTPLGWFNVKDVTTRSLGTETAVKGHYTINGKTSGLYSMPWGTTKQRVDTLKNAASRLFTASKSVKVGNDTFLFGTVNQKLGWINQKDLTVAVAKVANIKTASNSAVKGAAITTLKQVEDYVITNKNGYYYIKVGNSKTAGALKGFYQQIFKVEKTSLLNGITWYYGTFQNGTKGWIKAADVRSLFIQHTAVSSTLKEALDKQMALSYPPQVQHVAGKWVNANRAETEKAMNTEALEKDPTLIYQFLKLDTYQGLGAEELNELLKGKGILEGQGAAFKEAAQKHNINEIYLISHALLETGNGTSQLANGGHVDKNNKVVTTGEPKYYNMFGIGAIDTDALRNGFKTAEKYGWNTVSKAIIGGAEFIRDRYIGSGQNTLYRMRWNPEHPATHQYATDINWANVNAQRMKSFYDQIGETGKYFDVDVYKK; this is encoded by the coding sequence ATGGTCAAAAAATTTGGTTATAAAACACCTACAATCGTTGCACTTACTTTGGCTGGAACTGCATTTTCTGCACACCAAGCCAATGCCGCTGAACAAGTTGTACCTGAAAAAACACCTACGAATGTGCTTGATGATCAATACGCATTAAAACAAGTTGATGATGCGAAACAAACGACACAAGCAACAACACTTGCAGGTTCAAAAGAATACAAGGATCCTTCACAAATTGATACAGCTCAAACTGAAACGCGCGTAGAAGAAGGACAACAAGACGCACAACAACTTGCCCCAACTGATGAAGTGACATCAACAGATAGCACTGTATCCAAAGGTACAGACGAAAGTGCATCACCTGCGCTAGCTTCTACAGATGAAGGAACACTAAACGCACAACTCCATTCAGATGAAATGGCCAACAATCATACACAAGACACAACTGAAGATGCGACTCAATATCCTTATAGTTCAAGTGAAATCGATACACATGAAGACGCAACCGTGTCACCAGATACATATCATGCACCGGACACTCATGCGCAACAACCTTCATCAACGGATGTAAGCGATTCAACAACAGCGAAATCTGACGTGACACAAGCAAATACGTCAACAAATCCGAATGAAAAAAATGCTGTTTCAACAACTGAAGATGCATTTGCTACACAACCTCAAGCAGATGTACAACCTGAAGTCAACAAAGAAACGAAGGCAGCTACTGAAACAGCACAAAATTCAACACCTCAAGTCAATGCAAAAGACACGACGCAAGTTGAAAATAAAGCAACAGAAACTCAAAATACAGCACAATCAGCAACTGGTAATCAAGAAAGTACTGAGCAATTGGCAAAACGCACATCAGTGACAAATGAAGCCAAAATGGATGCAACATCAGCGAAAACACTAGCACCTGCTTCAACGACACGTCAAGCTGATACACAAGCGAAAACAACAGCAGATAAGAAAGCACCATCTGTTAAAGCAACAACTGATAGTGCACAAACAGCAACTGACAAAGACATTAATGCGAATCCGGATGGGCCAACACCTCCACGCGTTGGCGGTAAAGGGGGGCCCCCTGCTTCACTTTCACTACAATCTACTGGTCAAACAGCATTCCGTTCAGCTGTCGCTAGTAAACCGAGTGCTTATCAACCTAAAGTGAAGTCGCCTATTAATGACTATATTCGTAAGCAAAAATATAACGTGCCTGTATACGAAGAAGATTATTCAAGTTACTTCCCTAAATACGGTTATCGTAATGGTGTAGGTAAACCTGAAGGCATCGTCGTGCATGATACAGCAAATAATTACTCTACAATTGATGACGAAATCAGTTACATGAAAAGAAATTATCAAAGTGCTTTCGTGCATGGCTTTATTAATGGTCAACGTATTGTTGAAACACAACCAACAGATTATTTAGCATGGGGTGCGGGTGCTGTTGCGAATGAACGCTTTATTCATATCGAGCTCGTCCATGTTCACAGTAAAGAAGACTTCGCACGTCAAATGAATAATATGGCGGATTATGCAGCGACGAACTTACAATATTATGGCCTTTCACCAGATAGTGCTGAATATGATGGGTATGGTACAGTTTGGACACATGATGCCGTTTCTAGATTTTTAGGTGGTACAGACCATACTGATCCGCACGGCTATTTAAAACAACACGGTTATTCTTTTGATGAGTTGTATGATTTAATCAATGAAAAATATCAAGTGAAAATGGGTTATGCCTCACCAGCCAACTCGTCTTCTACACCATCAAAACCATCAACAAATACAGGCTTAACAGTTAAAAATACAACAGGTTATGGCCGTATTAACACAACGAATAGCGGTTTATATACAACAGTTTATGATCAAAAAGGTAAAGCGACAAATCGAACGAATCAAACATTAAAAGTCACAAAAGAAGCGACTTTAAATGGCAAAAAGTTCTATTTAATGAATGATGCCAAATCTAATCAAACACTCGGTTGGGTCAAATCAAACGACGCAACATACCAAACCGCACAAGCTGAGAAAAAAGTAACGAAAACATATACTGTCAAACCAGGAACAACAGTGTATCAAGTGCCTTGGGGTACCTCATCTCAAACAGCTGGTAAAGTTGCAGGTAAGACAAATCAATCATTCAAATCAATGAAAGAACAAACTGTTGCGAAAACAAAATGGCTTTACGGTACAGTTGGCAAAATTACAGGCTGGATTGATGCAAGCAATGTTGTAGCAAATGACCAAAAACCATCAACGAATACCGCATTAAAAGTAACAACAGACACTGGTCTAGGTCGCATTAAAGATAAAAATAGTGGCTTATATGCAACGGTTTATGATAAAACTGGTAAAAGCACTTCAGCCACAAACCAAACATTCAAAGTAACGAAAAAAGCAAGCGTCAATGGCCAATCATTCTACTTAGTTTCAGATTATGCTAAAGGCACAAATATCGGTTGGGTGAAACAATCAGATGTCGATTATCAAACAAGTAAAGCTCCTTCTAAAGTGAATCAAAATTATACGATTAAATCAGGTGCGAAATTGTATCAAGTGCCTTGGGGTACAAGTAAACAAGTTGCGGGTACAGTGACAGGTGATGCGTTACAAACATTCAAAGCGACACAATCTCAAACTGTAGGTAAAGCAACATACTTGTATGGTACAGTCGGCAAATTATCTGGTTGGATTAATTCAACAGCATTAACAGTACAAAAAGCAGCAGCAAGTAGTATTACGAAAACAGTTTCTCAAATCGGGCAACTCAACACAAAAAATAGCGGTGTCAAAGCTTCTATTTATGACAAAACAGCAAAAGATGCAGCCAAGTGGGCAGGTCAAACTTATAAAATTACAAAAACAGCTTCTGCCAACAACGAAGACTATGTATTACTGCAAAATCATACAGGAGGCACACCACTCGGTTGGTTTAATGTTAAAGATGTCACAACACGTAGCTTAGGCACTGAAACGGCTGTTAAAGGCCATTACACTATCAATGGTAAAACATCTGGCCTCTACTCTATGCCTTGGGGTACAACGAAGCAACGTGTCGATACATTAAAAAATGCAGCAAGTCGTCTATTTACAGCTTCAAAATCGGTTAAAGTCGGTAATGATACATTCTTATTCGGTACAGTAAATCAAAAATTAGGCTGGATTAATCAAAAAGACTTAACAGTTGCAGTGGCAAAAGTTGCAAACATTAAAACCGCATCGAACAGCGCAGTCAAGGGTGCCGCAATCACAACTTTGAAACAAGTAGAAGATTATGTCATCACAAACAAAAATGGTTATTATTACATTAAAGTTGGAAATTCAAAAACAGCAGGTGCATTAAAAGGCTTTTACCAACAAATTTTTAAAGTCGAAAAAACATCTTTACTTAACGGTATTACTTGGTACTATGGCACATTCCAAAACGGTACGAAAGGGTGGATTAAAGCAGCTGACGTACGTTCATTATTCATTCAACACACTGCAGTAAGTAGCACATTGAAAGAAGCACTCGATAAACAAATGGCATTGAGTTATCCGCCTCAAGTCCAACATGTAGCAGGTAAATGGGTAAATGCTAATCGTGCAGAAACTGAAAAAGCAATGAATACAGAAGCGCTTGAAAAAGATCCGACACTCATTTATCAATTTTTAAAACTTGACACATACCAAGGTCTCGGCGCGGAAGAACTCAATGAATTGTTAAAAGGTAAAGGGATTTTAGAAGGTCAAGGTGCCGCATTTAAAGAAGCCGCACAAAAGCATAACATTAATGAGATTTACTTAATATCTCACGCACTTTTAGAAACAGGTAATGGGACTTCTCAACTTGCGAATGGCGGTCACGTTGATAAAAACAACAAAGTGGTAACAACAGGTGAACCGAAGTATTACAACATGTTTGGCATCGGAGCAATCGATACAGACGCTTTACGTAATGGCTTTAAAACTGCTGAAAAATATGGTTGGAATACGGTCAGCAAAGCGATTATCGGTGGTGCGGAATTCATCCGTGATCGATACATCGGTTCTGGACAAAACACATTGTATCGTATGCGTTGGAACCCAGAACACCCTGCCACACATCAGTATGCGACTGATATTAATTGGGCAAATGTGAACGCACAACGCATGAAATCTTTCTACGATCAAATCGGTGAAACAGGTAAATATTTCGACGTTGATGTGTATAAGAAGTAA
- a CDS encoding GNAT family N-acetyltransferase, translating to MIKTVETEQEYQDVLFVRETVFIDEQGVSRDEEIDEHEHTAQYVIAYNDDQQPIATARFRNVEGSAKVERVAVLKSARGLGIGKQLMQYLEQVAYEQGYRHFKLGAQTHAIPFYESLGYHTYGEEFLDAGIPHYHMEKHLTF from the coding sequence ATGATTAAAACAGTTGAAACTGAACAAGAATATCAAGATGTTCTGTTCGTTCGTGAAACGGTATTTATCGACGAACAAGGTGTTTCTCGTGATGAAGAAATTGATGAACATGAACATACTGCACAATATGTCATCGCCTATAATGACGACCAACAGCCTATCGCAACAGCACGTTTTCGCAATGTAGAAGGCAGCGCTAAAGTTGAACGTGTCGCCGTGTTGAAAAGTGCACGTGGCTTAGGTATTGGAAAACAACTCATGCAATATCTTGAACAGGTCGCATATGAACAGGGCTACCGTCATTTCAAATTAGGGGCCCAAACACATGCTATCCCTTTTTATGAATCATTAGGTTATCATACGTACGGCGAAGAATTTTTAGATGCAGGTATCCCTCACTATCATATGGAAAAGCACCTCACTTTTTAG
- a CDS encoding DUF2538 family protein, whose protein sequence is MARHTQEKIRHINGIFNMLEQQIIHSKDMAHFRQELFYVNHTHRENYEALLLYYQESATNPVINAACYIVALPEIFDAIDVFESPLPFSWVYDENGLTPAMQNLSVPIQYLVAAALEVTDVNIFKPSGYTMGMNNWNLVQMRLFWQYTALVRQQAM, encoded by the coding sequence ATGGCACGTCATACACAAGAAAAAATTAGACATATCAATGGCATTTTTAATATGCTCGAGCAACAAATCATTCACAGTAAAGACATGGCGCATTTTCGTCAAGAGTTGTTCTATGTGAATCATACGCATCGTGAAAATTATGAAGCGCTATTGCTTTATTATCAGGAAAGCGCAACGAACCCTGTCATCAATGCCGCATGTTATATCGTCGCCCTTCCTGAAATTTTTGATGCGATTGATGTCTTTGAATCGCCATTACCGTTTTCTTGGGTTTATGATGAGAATGGTTTAACACCCGCAATGCAAAACTTAAGCGTGCCGATTCAATATCTTGTCGCTGCGGCATTAGAAGTGACAGACGTGAATATTTTCAAACCTTCTGGCTATACAATGGGCATGAACAACTGGAATCTCGTACAAATGCGTCTTTTCTGGCAATATACTGCCCTAGTACGCCAACAAGCTATGTAA
- a CDS encoding LCP family protein has protein sequence MNKGLKFLLYLLALMLIIVPTIFAFTLFNSSKNAFDDSFSQSDERQSQLRDSKVNAAKQPISILFLGIDDSSTRRQNGQSAENARTDAMILSTMNPDKHQIRLLSIPRDTLSYIPEVGYYDKITHAHAYGGPEASMRTVEANLNVPVDYYVRINMEAFAKTVDELGGIEYDVPYDLNEPNTMDKGRIKLKKGKQQLNGDEVLAVTRTRKQDSDLKRGQRQMEVLKILFKKAQDTKSLHKLDDIIEIVGKNSKHNLSYSEIKALAANYLANDVDIKSQQLKGENELLNGIYYINPDVDNLIETSNTLRKDLGLAPIKNRNQFLVERVKAYYGEIPPLTYLEESLLQDVKKLIPKDDNNDQNNTGESADNTNGTTNNQQQGVPDQNQNPDGSYY, from the coding sequence ATGAATAAAGGACTCAAATTTTTACTCTATTTATTAGCTTTAATGCTTATAATTGTTCCTACAATTTTCGCATTCACTCTTTTTAACTCATCAAAGAATGCTTTTGACGACTCGTTCTCACAATCGGATGAACGACAATCCCAATTAAGAGATTCAAAAGTCAATGCTGCCAAACAACCTATCTCTATTTTATTTTTAGGCATAGATGATAGCAGTACAAGAAGACAAAACGGACAAAGTGCCGAAAATGCACGGACCGATGCGATGATTTTATCAACCATGAACCCTGACAAACATCAAATTCGTTTGCTCAGTATTCCTCGTGACACGTTAAGTTACATTCCAGAAGTCGGTTACTATGATAAGATTACACATGCGCATGCATACGGCGGACCAGAAGCTTCAATGCGTACCGTAGAAGCGAATTTAAATGTGCCCGTTGATTACTATGTTCGTATTAATATGGAAGCTTTTGCAAAAACAGTAGACGAACTTGGCGGTATTGAATATGATGTCCCATACGATCTGAACGAACCGAATACAATGGACAAAGGTCGAATCAAACTTAAAAAAGGAAAGCAACAACTTAATGGTGATGAAGTGCTTGCTGTGACACGTACACGTAAGCAAGACTCTGATTTAAAACGCGGGCAACGACAAATGGAAGTATTAAAAATATTGTTCAAAAAAGCCCAAGACACTAAATCTTTACACAAATTAGATGATATCATTGAAATTGTAGGAAAAAATTCAAAACACAACTTAAGTTACTCAGAAATCAAAGCACTCGCGGCGAACTACTTAGCAAATGATGTAGACATTAAATCACAACAACTTAAAGGTGAAAATGAATTACTAAATGGTATTTATTACATTAATCCTGACGTTGATAATTTAATTGAAACGTCTAACACTTTACGTAAAGACTTAGGTTTAGCGCCTATTAAAAACAGAAATCAATTTTTAGTCGAGCGTGTAAAAGCATACTATGGAGAAATCCCGCCGCTCACATATCTAGAAGAATCATTGTTACAAGACGTTAAAAAGCTAATACCGAAAGATGATAACAATGATCAAAATAATACGGGTGAATCAGCTGATAACACAAATGGAACAACGAATAATCAGCAACAAGGAGTACCGGATCAAAACCAAAATCCTGATGGTTCATACTACTAA
- a CDS encoding phospho-sugar mutase has protein sequence MKAQWMSKLDESLVREFYEGQTEEERQAGFEDVLTFGTAGIRSTFGIGPGRLNKFTIRKVALGLAQYLNAKQSDATVVIHFDTRFLSEDFGREIARVLATAGVKVVLADSYKSTPELSFAVRHLQATAGVMITASHNPSNYNGIKIYGPDGGQLLPDASEDLSQYINAIESPLDIEANDFEALRNAGMILPLADEVTEAYKEGVKTLVGPIESQGEKVVLTSLHGTSLPLGATLLTELGFEDFVIEKTQSQPDGRFPTVKSANPEEEAAFEYGIRLAEQEDATLIIATDPDADRFGFVERYKDGSTRYFNGNEIGLILMKLRYQELQPTGEVFYIIKSIVTGALSEAFAKALNIEVVNVLTGFKYISEQLQQRETDDAQLVLAFEESHGYLAKDLSRDKDAIQFMPLLVKYKQMLTQNGLTFKEVLEDIYAQIGRYDDVTLSPTYAGQQGRQKINQLMTHFRNDTSDKLLGLNIVTKEDYLGQQTTHLADGTTTVIDLPQADVIRYTFEEGFIALRPSGTEPKIKVYFSLNVDDFDTLVDQFEQAYL, from the coding sequence TTGAAAGCACAATGGATGTCAAAACTAGATGAAAGTTTAGTACGCGAATTTTATGAAGGACAAACCGAAGAAGAACGACAAGCAGGCTTTGAAGATGTGCTTACATTTGGGACTGCAGGAATTCGAAGTACTTTTGGCATTGGACCTGGACGTTTAAATAAATTTACAATTCGTAAAGTCGCGCTCGGTTTAGCACAATATTTAAACGCGAAACAATCAGATGCGACGGTTGTCATTCATTTTGACACACGCTTTTTATCGGAAGACTTTGGACGCGAAATTGCTCGTGTATTAGCGACGGCAGGTGTCAAAGTGGTACTGGCTGACAGTTATAAATCAACGCCTGAACTTTCGTTTGCAGTCCGTCATTTACAAGCGACGGCAGGTGTGATGATTACAGCGAGCCATAACCCAAGCAATTACAATGGGATTAAAATTTATGGTCCTGATGGCGGTCAATTGTTGCCAGATGCTTCAGAAGATTTAAGCCAATATATTAATGCGATTGAATCACCGCTAGACATTGAAGCGAATGATTTCGAAGCTTTACGTAATGCCGGCATGATTTTACCATTAGCTGATGAAGTCACTGAAGCGTATAAAGAGGGCGTTAAAACATTAGTAGGGCCAATCGAATCACAAGGCGAAAAGGTCGTGCTTACAAGTCTTCATGGTACAAGTCTACCATTAGGTGCGACATTATTAACGGAGCTCGGATTTGAAGATTTTGTCATTGAAAAAACACAATCACAACCAGATGGACGTTTCCCGACAGTTAAAAGTGCGAATCCAGAAGAAGAAGCGGCATTTGAATACGGTATTCGCCTTGCTGAACAAGAAGACGCCACATTAATCATCGCTACAGATCCAGATGCTGACCGTTTCGGATTTGTTGAAAGATATAAAGATGGCTCAACACGTTATTTCAATGGTAATGAAATTGGTTTGATTTTAATGAAACTTCGCTATCAAGAACTACAACCGACTGGAGAAGTGTTTTATATCATCAAATCGATTGTGACAGGTGCTTTGAGTGAAGCCTTTGCGAAAGCTTTAAATATCGAAGTTGTCAATGTTTTAACAGGCTTTAAATACATCTCTGAACAATTGCAACAGCGCGAAACAGATGACGCACAACTCGTTCTCGCATTTGAAGAAAGTCACGGTTACCTTGCGAAAGATTTATCACGCGACAAAGATGCCATTCAGTTTATGCCGTTATTAGTGAAATATAAGCAAATGTTAACGCAAAACGGTTTGACGTTTAAAGAAGTGTTAGAGGATATTTATGCACAAATTGGACGTTATGATGATGTGACACTTTCGCCAACATACGCAGGTCAACAAGGCAGACAGAAGATTAATCAGCTTATGACACACTTTAGAAATGATACGAGTGATAAGTTACTTGGTTTAAACATCGTGACGAAAGAGGATTACTTAGGGCAACAGACGACGCATTTGGCAGATGGTACGACAACTGTAATTGATTTACCACAGGCGGATGTGATTCGTTATACATTTGAGGAGGGCTTTATTGCTTTGAGACCGTCTGGTACGGAGCCAAAGATTAAAGTGTATTTCTCGTTGAATGTGGATGATTTTGATACATTGGTGGACCAGTTTGAACAGGCATATTTATAA